In Trichomycterus rosablanca isolate fTriRos1 chromosome 20, fTriRos1.hap1, whole genome shotgun sequence, one DNA window encodes the following:
- the prg4a gene encoding proteoglycan 4a, whose protein sequence is MAGSTLVCSVLLMFGFVLQLSTAQMSCKDRCGEPFSRGQVCSCDEGCLTHDDCCKDYEEVCTNRASCRGRCQEAFRRGRECECDPDCTRYNSCCSDYSAHCNVNDAPAAKNAKQAKPAGAGPTGLGGTGELMPLTADLGAPTGGPSPLDAGLYQAKPESPTLHTPDLPHADALAPGETLTIPVQMSLSISGDAGGAVDQPSSVLDLHAGRPSTLTDLAQALQDHETASSSNSDLCDSQPIDGLTAPFNGSIIVFRGHFFWIVDPKTRAAGPALSITEELGVPSPIDTAFTRCNCQGKTYIIKGDQYWSFESGVMEPGYPRSVAKDFGGLTGEIVAALSVPANRKRPETVYFFKKGGSVQKLSYPAGSAPTCNGGKKANNSVAAKNRQAEVRLSGEINIKLKWKGFPTPVTSALSVPNSRKPDGFEHFVFSGPKVFTIKVVGEIPALASPAKPSAEQNDLRNWLGCP, encoded by the exons ATGGCTGGATCGACTCTTGTCTGCTCTGTGCTGCTGATGTTCGGCTTCGTCCTGCAGCTCTCAACTGCTCAAA tgagctGTAAGGACCGCTGTGGAGAACCGTTCTCCCGTGGTCAGGTGTGTAGCTGTGATGAAGGCTGTCTCACCCACGATGACTGCTGCAAGGACTATGAGGAAGTTTGCACCAACC GTGCTTCATGCCGGGGTCGTTGTCAGGAAGCGTTTCGCAGAGGGAGGGAGTGTGAGTGTGACCCTGACTGCACCCGCTACAACTCCTGCTGCTCCGACTACAGCGCTCACTGCA ATGTGAACGATGCACCAGCAGCCAAGAACGCCAAACAGGCCAAACCAGCAG GAGCTGGACCCACTGGTCTGGGTGGTACGGGTGAGTTAATGCCCCTGACTGCAGATCTAGGAGCCCCTACTGGGGGCCCTTCTCCTCTTGACGCTGGACTATATCAGGCCAAACCTGAAAGCCCTACGCTCCACACACCAG ACCTTCCTCACGCTGATGCTCTTGCGCCTGGAGAAACCCTCACTATCCCCGTTCAGATGTCCCTGTCCATCAGTGGAGATGCTGGTGGAGCTGTGGATCAACCCTCCAGTGTCTTGGACCTTCACGCGGGCAGACCGAGCACGCTGACTGACCTAGCTCAGGCTCTGCAGGACCATGAAactgcatca AGCTCCAACTCTGACCTCTGTGATAGCCAGCCAATCGACGGCCTCACCGCACCCTTCAACGGCTCCATCATCGTTTTTCGAG GTCATTTCTTCTGGATCGTGGACCCTAAGACCAGAGCCGCCGGTCCCGCTCTGAGCATTACAGAAGAGTTGGGCGTGCCATCACCCATCGACACCGCCTTCACCCGCTGCAACTGCCAGGGCAAAACCTACATCATCAAG GGTGATCAGTACTGGAGTTTTGAGAGCGGTGTGATGGAGCCCGGTTACCCCAGGTCTGTGGCCAAGGATTTTGGAGGGCTGACGGGTGAAATAGTCGCCGCTCTGTCTGTTCCCGCCAACAGGAAAAGACCGGAGACCGTCTACTTCTTCAAAAAAG GAGGTTCGGTGCAGAAACTCTCCTACCCAGCTGGAAGTGCACCAACCTGCAATGGTGGTAAAAAGGCAAATAACTCAGTCGCCGCCAAGAACCGCCAAGCAG AGGTGCGTCTGTCTGGAGAGATCAACATCAAGCTAAAGTGGAAGGGATTCCCCACCCCGGTGACCTCCGCCCTCTCCGTGCCCAACTCCAGGAAGCCTGACGGGTTCGAACACTTCGTCTTCTCAGGAC CTAAAGTCTTTACCATCAAGGTCGTCGGCGAGATCCCTGCCCTGGCGTCTCCTGCTAAACCGTCCGCTGAGCAGAACGACCTGAGGAACTGGCTCGGCTGCCCTTAA